A region of Panicum virgatum strain AP13 chromosome 8N, P.virgatum_v5, whole genome shotgun sequence DNA encodes the following proteins:
- the LOC120685662 gene encoding protein TONNEAU 1b-like, whose protein sequence is MDDYAREMMELKTLVTRTLEKKGVLAKIRAELRASVFEAIEEEDRVVDNEDGGNPALLGSCNDRAKQLHASPSGRLLTALVCEYLEWAQLSHTMKVYLPECNLPKDFWKNELKDFSNRSGAEGSRSAESGPMLLDVLEGYLKYENLSQTRMGGRRMMSSESEPSLNAENRNMRRPPSSSVGSLPPMGRSISSSHTSDRRGGSSASNTRKDEYNWRYDTDDISEEVLRASTALENIQLDRKSRNLPTSWRHSGDGAE, encoded by the exons ATGGACGACTACGCCCGAGAGATGATGGAGCTCAAGACGCTCGTCACCCGCACCCTCGAGAAGAAGGGCGTCCTCGCCAAGATTAGG GCTGAGCTGAGAGCTAGTGTGTTTGAGGCCATAGAAGAGGAGGATCGGGTGGTAGATAATGAAGATGGTGGGAATCCTGCTTTGCTTGGTAGCTGCAACGACAGGGCTAAGCAACTGCATGCTTCACCTTCAG GTAGGTTATTAACTGCACTTGTATGCGAATACCTGGAGTGGGCACAACTAAGTCATACAATGAAAGTTTACTTGCCAGAGTGTAACCTG CCCAAGGACTTCTGGAAGAATGAACTGAAGGACTTTTCTAACAGAAGTGGAGCTGAAGGGAGCAGGAGTGCTGAAAGTGGTCCCATGCTTTTAGATGTTCTCGAAGGTTACCTGAAATATGAG AATTTATCTCAAACAAGGATGGGTGGTAGGAGGATGATGAGTTCAGAATCTGAACCATCACTAAATGCTGAAAATCGGAACATGAGGAGGCCACCATCATCATCAGTTGGGAGCCTGCCTCCTATGGGAAG GTCAATCtcatcatcacatacatcag ATCGCAGAGGGGGATCTTCAGCTTCCAACACAAGGAAAGATGAGTACAACTGGAGATATGATACAGATGATATATCTGAAGAGGTGCTGCGGGCATCAACTGCTCTAGAAAACATCCAGTTAGACCGAAAATCTAGGAATCTGCCGACATCTTGGAG GCATTCAGGGGATGGTGCCGAGTAA